From Geotalea uraniireducens Rf4:
TGCCCCATGGACTGCAATTGCCGTAATGAGCGTCACAATAAGCGTAGCGAGAAACAGGCGCACGTTCATCTGTTTTCCTTTAAATACAAAAATGCAGTTGGACACGGATTTACACGGATAAATCAAGGACATATTCCCTAACCCTTCCGGTCTTGGTTCTCGGTCTTTTAAATCCGTGAAAATCCGTACAAATCAGATTTGATCCGTGTTTAAATGCTTTTTCAAGGTTAAAATACGTCTTCGAGGATTATAGCAGAAAAGACGGGACGCGCCGCCCTTCGGCATTTCGCCGGAGAGTTTTCTTCTGGAAACGGATGGTCGATTCTGGTATGAATCAGGTGCAGGCTAAGGAATTGCTGCGCCAAAACGGAGGTATTTGAATGGAAAAGGTTTTAATCGTCGGTTGCGGAGATATGGGGAAGCGGGTGGCTGGACTGGTCATGGCGGAAGGCGCCGACGTAAGCGCCCTGGTCAGGTCTGCGGAGAAGGGGCAAAAACTGGCGGAGTTGGGGATTCAGCCGGTCGTCGGCGATCTGGACGAGCTGTCTTCACTGGCTACCCTGCCGACAAGGGACGCCCTGGTCTTTTACTTCGCCCCGCCCCCCGGAGGCGGGAACATGGACCCGCGGATGCGCTCTTTCTGCGCCTCCATCGAGGCGGGCAATGAGCCGCGTCGCGTTGTCTACATGAGCACCAGCGGGGTTTACGGCGACTGCGGAGATGCACTCGTTACCGAAGAGACGCCGCCAAACCCGCAGACCGCCCGGGCCAAGCGCCGCTATGATGCTGAAACGGTGCTCAGCGAGTGGGGGCGGGAGAGGGGGGTAGAGGTGGTCATTCTCCGCGTGACGGGCATTTACGGCCCCGGCCGCCTTCCCATCACCCAGCTTGCCAACGGCCATCCACTGCTCGATGAACGGCTATCTCCCCCGACCAACCGCATCCACGCGGAGGATCTGGCCCGGGTATGCGTTGCTGCCGCGGAAAAGGGGGATGATGGCGACATCTTCAACGTCAGTGACGGCCGGGTCGGAACCATGTCCCAGTATTTCAATGCCGTTGCCGATATTCTCGGTTATCCCAGGCCGCGCCAGATTTCCCTGGAAGAGGCCCATCGGGTGATGACTCCGCTGATGCTCTCCTATATCTCCGAGACCCGGCGCATGGGCAATGGCAAGATGCTGAAGAAGCTCGGCATAAAACTCCTCTATCCAACCCTTGAGGAGGGGTTGAAGGCATGTGTGCGGCGGGATTGAGCCGAGACGGGATTATCAGGGCCGAACCTTGACATTCTTGTTGACCCTGGAAATATTTTCTTTTTTCCTGAGATAGATTGTTGTGGACGGATTGATTTTGAACCCTTGTAGCAGGAATGACGCGTTTGATTTTATCCACCCTTTTGCTTCGAATTGATTGTCTGAGTGCTGCTGACCTTCATTGATAATCGCATGTTTTAACCCGTTTTTGTTGTCGGACTTCACGGCGTACATCAGGTCATCGGCTTTTTTCAGCATTTCATCGACCGATTCCGGTGGAACGTTGTAGGTTACCATGCCGATGCTGAAGGTCACGGGCCATCCTCTGCACTCCATGGCCGCCGCAAGTTTTCCCTGCAGCTTGGTTATGGCAGACAGCGCGTGTTCGGCGCCGGTTTCCGGCAGGATAATGACGAATTCGTCACCGCCGATCCGTGCGACGATATCCGCATAACGAACGTTATCCTGTATGGTGTCGGCGACGATGCACAGGAGGTCGTCCCCCACATGGTGCCCCTTTTTGTCATTAACGGTCTTGAAATTATCAAGGTCAATGTAGGCAACGGTGAACGAACGGTTATAGCGGCTCGACCGGTAAATTTCCTGTTCTGCAAGTTCATAGAGATAGCGGCGGTTCAGCGCCCGCGTGAGAGGGTCGATTCGCGCCAGCTTCTTTTCCTGGTCATGCTTTTCCCGTAACGTTGAAAACATGAGGCCGAGCATGAACAGATAGCTTGTTTCGATGATGAAATCCCATGAATGTAAAAATTGTGGGGATGAAGCGGGGTGTTCCAGCAGCTTGTCGATAAAGCTGGCGATGCTGCAGGACATGCAGATGAACAGCCCCGACCGTTTACCCACGAACCATGCCACGAGAAAGACCGGGATCAGATAGAAGAGTATGAAGGAGAGTTCACCGGTGAGGTAATCGATGAACGCCAGGAGAAACACCAGTGCATAGCCGGCCATCAGCAGGTAAGTTTTCGTCTTCCCTTCCAGATATGCAAAAAGCTTGTTATGGATAGTGGTGTACATGGCGATCTTCTTTTCTCTGTACCAAGCTTGGCTTCTTAATGAGAACTACAGCAAGAACCCTGCCAGCATGATCGGTGCTACAGCCATCAGTCGTCAAGAGCGCAAAATATGTGTAAAATCATTGATATGGCAGGCATCGACCGGCTGACCTTCGCTGTGTAATACTCTTATGGGTCAAGTTCTTGAGAAATCTCCTGCGGAATAACGGACAGCATGATAAGGCGGGTGTCGGCCGATGGAGGCGAAATGGAAAACCGGATGCGAACGGGGCTGCCGGATACGGTCATCCTTGTCCACGGCCTCTGGATGACAGGGGTGGAACTTTCCCTTTTGGGGTGGCGGTTGAAACGCTGCGGTTTCGAGGTGCGTTACTTCCGTTACCGCTCCTGGCGCGGAACTCTGGATGAAGCGGCACTCCGTCTCGGCAAACTGGTCGGCAAAACCGCCGGCGAAAGGGTGCATCTTGTGGGGCACAGCCTTGGCGGGATCGTCATTGCCAGAATGTTCGAGCTGTCTCCGCCGGCAAGGGCGGGGAACGTCGCTTTCCTCGCTTCACCCATGGGTGGGAGTGCTTTCGTAACGGCGCTTTTCCGCTGTCGAATCGGCCGTTTCATCCTTGGCAGGGTCATCGGCGAGGCGCTGATGGAGAACAGGCCGTTCTGGTCCCAGGGGAGGGACCTCCTTGTCATTGCCGGCACCTTGCCGCTCGGGTTCGGAGTGTTTTTCGGGGTGCCCTCTCCCCATGACGGGACAATAGCCGAGGCGGAAACCAGGGTGGCGAATGCCAAATCAATGCGGGTGAGGAGCTCTCACATGGGGATGGTTATTTCACCGGGAGTTGCTGAAATACTATGCAAGTTTTTCAGAGGTGATGATTGAGGTGTCGCAGAGAAAATCTGCTAAAAAGAAATCTGGACGGGGATGCGACCGGTAAGCCTGTCTGCAGGCCGAAAGGTTCCGCAACCATCCGGTTCGCTTGCGGAGCCTTTCGGCCATATTTAACTTTCGTATGCCGCTTATATCCAGGCGTCGCCGCCATCATACTGGAGGGCGTCTCCCTTGGTTTTTCGGCTCATCTTGAACTTTGCTTCCTTGGCGCAACATTTGAGTTTATCCAAAGCTTCCTCTTTGGCCTCACCAAGTTTTTCCCTTACCTCTTTCCCCGTTTTGGGGGTCAAGAGAAGCGTCACGCCGGCTGCGAGCACTGCGCCGGTTAAAAATGCCATCATTGCTGCGCTCTCGTTATTCCTGTTGTTTGCCATGACTCCAGCTCCTTTCTGTCGCATCATGAGAAATTATCCTGTTTATTTTTAGCACATAATTTGTCCCATGAAAACCCTTTGTTGCACGTTTATTTGAGACTTTGTTCATGCGGGCAAAGATTTGGCGGGCGAAGGGGGCTGAATATCGAGCCGGTCCGGCCGATGGTAAGGATTTTCAGTTGCCGCGGATGGAAGCTTTCCCAGTTGACACCGCTCTCTTTGCGGGTGTATTAAAACGAAGATTTCTATGCCCGGGAAAGCAGGTGGGGAGCGCATGCGTCCCCTCATTTTGGATGCCGGTAAAAATAAATATTGCCGTAAATACGGAATTGCAATTATGATCAAATCTGTTCGGTAGTGGGCTGTTCTTGTTTTTTGGGCTTGACCTTAATGGGGGTTGATGATGAGAAGATCTTTTTTTCTGCTGTTGATGTTGCTGGTTCTGGTGCTGAATCAAACGGCTCACGCCTGTGTCGGCAAGATACTTAATATCGGCATTCCCAACTCTGCCAATGAACAGCTCCTGGCGGAGATGATCGCGACCCTGGTCACCGAGAGGACCGGCACGACGGTGAAGATAATTGTCTATAAGGATGAACGTGAACTATATAAAGCAGTAAAAAAAGGTGATGTCGGCATTCTCATTGAAAATACCGATCATGCCATGAAGATGGTGGCCAAGCCGAGGGAGTCCAACGCTAAAACGGCTTACGAGACGGCAAAGAGTGAATACCGGAAAAACCTGAACCTGGTCTGGCTCGATCCCCTCGTTTCGGCAAACGGTGCTGCGGGGAGCATATATTATGCGCCGGTATTGTCGCTTGATACCCTCAGCAATCTGCCTGCCCTGCCGAAACTGATCAACAAGCTGTCCGGCATACTCAAAGAGGATGCCTACGCGAAGCTGCTCAAATCGGTGAAATCGGACGACAAGCCGAGAAAGGTGGCAAGGGATTTTCTCAAATCTAAAAAGTTGATATGATCGATTGATCCAAAGTTCCCTGATCGCCGGTCAATCATGCGCGGTAATCGATCCGTTATGGATTTTTGTTGTAACAGACTGAAGCGGTTTAGGCCGGCTGAGAGGTAACGGATGTCGAAGATCTATAGAAATCCGGACGTCATGTGGCGCGAGGAGGATGAATCCAGAGAACAGGCCAATGCAGCATTGGAAAAGGGAGAAAATGCCGAGGATATCGGGACTTCGCTCCTCTTCTCCGACGGCATGATGGTTACGCTCAACGTGCTTGGCACCGAAATATGGAAGATGTGCGATGGCAGGGAAGTGGACGAGATTGTCGCTGAACTGCTCACGCAGTTTGACGTTGAGGCGGATGTTCTTAAAAACGATGTGGCAGGTTTCCTTGAGGAGCTTGCCGAAAAAGGATTTATCCATTATGAGGAGTGATCCGACCCTTAAAGCGCCGCTCACCATCAACTGGGCAATCAACAATAACTGCAATTTCTTCTGCAGACACTGCTACAGCAGGAGCGACACAACAGAGGAACTGTCCGGCGAGGTACTCTGCGCCGCCATGAAAAGGGTCGCTGCAACAGGGGTGCTCTCCGTCAACTTCGGCGGCGGCGAGCCGCTGTTGCGCCGGGACCTGCTTGCCATCGCCTCCTGTGCAGCCGGATGCGGCATGCGGGTTTCCATGAACAGCAACGGCTACCTGATCGACGGTGAGAAGGCCGTTGCCCTGAAAAATGCCGGTTTCTCCAAGGTCGGCATCAGCATCGACAGCCATGAGGCTTTGGTCCATGACCGTTTCCGGGGAGTTGCCGGCAGCCACGAGCGGGCGGTAAACGCACTTGGCCGGCTGCGCGAAGCGGGCATCAAGACATCCATCTCCACGGTTATCTGCACCTTCAATCATGAACAGATCGACAACCTCATCGAATTTGCCCTGGCAAACAAGGTCAGCCAGCTCAATTTCCACAACTTCAAATGCTCCGGGCTCGGCCTTGCCAACAAGGACGAGCTGGACCTGACCCCTGTTCAGTGGCAGGAGTTTTACCGCAAGGCGCTGCGGGCGAAAGAACAGGTCAAGGAGCTGGACATCTCCCTCGACGACCCGATCATCGCCTCCCTCGGTCTGAAGAGCGGCAGCAGCCTGGTGAAGGGGAGCGTCTGCGGCAAGCTCTCCCTCAACATCAAATCCAACGGCGACATCACCCCCTGCGGTTTCATCCCCGTCGTCATCGGCAATATCATCCGCGATGACCTGAAAGAGATCTGGGACAACTCACCGGTACTGGAGAGACTGCGCCACAAAACCCCGACCGGCAAATGCGCCTCGTGCAGCGACTACGGTGAATGTCTCGGCGGTTGCAGCGCTCGGGCTCTGGCCATGACCGGCGATTTCAACAGCCCTGATCCCCACTGCTGGGTACCATGAATCTTACCGAATTGAAAACGCCGATCCGCCTTTACTGGGACCTGCCGTCACACCCGGCTGACACAAACCTGGATTATCCGGGTATCTGCGAGCAGATCATCTCGCTCAGGATACTGAGCCTCGGTATAACTGAAACGGCCCCCGCCGTGAGCGACGGCTGTCTGGCGATTCTGGAGAGGCTCAAAAAGCAGCCCATTGCCACATCCCTTACCGTTTCTTCTTCTGTGCTAGACACTGCTGCCCTGTCCCTCCTTCACGGCTTTAACGTCCGCCTGCTCCTGGTCCGGGCCTCCACCCTGGACGACCTGCGGGTAGTGCCCCGGCTGAAGACTTCCGATGGGGCAAAGCCACAGCTCGGTGTTTCCTTTGAGGTCAGCGCTGATAATTTCGGAATCCTGCCGGAGGTATTGTCCTATTGCGTGGAGAACGGCATCCAGCACCTGGTCCTTCCCATGCAACGGTTGAAGGCAGGCGATGATTGCTTTCAGCTGGGCAGGTCCGAGCGTGAATCGCTCTCCTCAAATCTTGCCGGGATCGACCGGCCCGCCACCATGAAGATCACTATCCACGACCCGTTTCTCTGGCGGGTGTTTTTCCCCAGCGTCTCCTTTCCCGACGGTAGTTGCCAGGCGGCAAACACCATGCTTTATATTGCCGGGAACGGCGACGTCCATCCTTGCCCTACCTTGCCGTACAAGCTCGGCAATCTTGCCGGCACTACATTGCGTGCGATTGTTGAATCAACTGGAAAAAAAGAGTTGAGGGAAAGGCTCATCAATCCCCCTGCGGGGTGCGCATGCTGCGCTGAGCTGGATCAATGCCGGGGCGGCTGCCGCGGTAGGGGATATTTTCTGACGGAATCGTGGGATGAGGCCGATCCGGGCTGTCTTTGATTTGCCAGGAGCCGCGGCACCCGTGTTTCGGCTTATTTCGCCGGCGTTTTTTTCTCGCTTGTGGTGGGCCGGTCCATTTCCATTGGAACAAGGGCGATCTCAATACGGCGGTTAAGCTTCCTCCCCTTTTGGGTGTTGTTGGAAGCCGCCGGTTGGTTGGGACCGTAACCTGTCAGGGCAAGAAGCTTCGGATTTATCTTTCCCTTCTTCTGCAGGTGCTTGACCTGAGCATCTCTTGCTTTACAAATCAAGGTTGTATGGGGTATCTTGTGGCCTGATAAATACCGAATACCTGGCCAAACTTGTTGATGATTTAACGCAGAACTTTGAACGTAGAACATAGAACTATGTAGTACGAGGTTTGCCGTGGCCACACGCATCAAGATACTTCCCGAAAACCTGACCAACAAGATTGCCGCCGGCGAGGTGGTGGAACGCCCCGCATCGGTGGTGAAGGAACTGGTGGAGAACGCCCTTGACGCCGGCTGTTCCGAGGTGGTGGTGGAGATCGAGGCAGGTGGGAGGCGGCTGATCAAGGTCACTGACTCCGGTTGCGGCATGACCCGGGAGGATGCCCTCCTGGCTCTGGAACGCCATGCCACCAGCAAGATAGCCAGCGACAGCGACCTGTTCGGCCTGGCTACCCTCGGCTTTCGCGGCGAGGCGCTCCCCTCCATTGCTTCTGTTTCCCGTTTCGCTCTCGCCACCAGGGAAAAAGGGGCAATCGAAGGAACGGAGATCTACGCCGAAGGGGGGCGGGTCAAGGAGGTCAAGGTCTGCGGCATGGCCGAAGGGACCGTGATTTCGGTGCGGAACCTGTTTTTCAACACCCCGGCGCGGCTGAAGTTCATGAAGAGCAGCGACACCGAGGCGGGGCACGTGGGGGATCTCCTCACCAAGCTGGCCATTTCCCGGCCCGATGTGCGCTTTATCTACAACAACGACGGCAGGACCATATTCCGGGCGCTGGATGCCGACCTGCGCGAGCGGGTGGCGACTCTCCTCGGCCGGGCACTGTCGGCCGACCTCTATCCGCTCGATTTTCACGACGGCCCGCTCGGCGTTACCGGATTGATCGCCAAACCGGAATGCAGCCGCTCTGCGGCTTCCCACCTATACACATACATCAACGGCCGCTTCATCAAGGACAAGGTGGTGCAGCATGCCGTGCTTCAGGCTTACCGCAACTTCATGGAGCGCGGCCGCTACCCGGTGGTGGTGCTGTTCATCACTGTTCCGGCCGATGAGGTGGATGTGAACGTCCATCCGACCAAGCACGAGGTCAGATTCCGCGAGCAGGGGAGGGTGCACGACGCCATCCAGGCGGCGTTGGAGTCGGTCCTGCGCGCCACCCCCTGGGTGCGGAAGCAGGCAGCGCCGCAACCGTTCGCTTCCCCCCCGCCGGCATCGGAGGCAAGCGCGACACGAGTTGCCGAGGTACGGGAGACCCTTGCCAGGTACAGCCCGGAAAAGCATCTGCAGCAGTCCTTTACGGTGCCGCCTGCTGCGACATTCCAGCGGCAGCAAGGCGCTGTCTCGCTTCCCGTTGCGGCCAGGGAAGACGATACCGCGTCAGACAAGACGGAGTCGAAGGGCTATTATTGTTCGCTTTCGGTTATCGGCCAGTTCAATGCTGCCTATATCCTCTGTCAGGATGGCACTGACCTGGTGATCATCGACCAGCACGCCGCCCACGAGCGGGTCGCCTTTGAAAAACTCAAGGCGCAGTTTGCCGCGGCACAAGTGGAGTCGCAACGGCTGCTTTTTCCCGAGACCATCGAGCTTTCTTTCAAGGAAGGGGCGACTCTCAGGGAGCATCTGGCTGAACTGGGCAGGCTCGGTTTTTCCCTGGAGGAATTCGGCGGCGCAACCTGGCTGTTGAACGCCGTCCCCCGTCTCTTGAGCGGCACGGACTACCTGCGCACCCTGAGGGATATCCTCGAAGAGTTGCAAACTCTCGGCAGAAGCCGTACCTTTGCCGATGCACTGGAAGAAATCCTTTCCCGCATCGCCTGTCACAGTGTGGTGCGGGGCATCCATCCCCTGAACGGGCAGGAGATCAGTGCCCTCTTTGCCCAGATGGATGCCACCGAGTTTTCCAGCAACTGCCCCCACGGCAGGCCGGTGCTGCGCAGCTTGACCCTTCCCGAGATCGAGCGGATGTTTAAAAGGTAGTGAAAGGCGGTCGGTGGTCGGTGGTCGGTGGTCGGTGGTCGGTGGTCGGTGGTCGGTGGTCGGTCGGCAGTGGATGGTGGATGGTGATGTTGATGGTCGATGGTGAAGACAAAATAAAACTGATAATTATCGTCGGGCCGACCGCTTCCGGCAAGACCGAACTGGCGGTTCGTCTGGCTGAGCGTTTCGATGGGGAGATTGTCAATGCCGATTCCATGCAGGTCTATCGCGGTATGGACATCGGCACGGCAAAGCCTTCGCCGCAGTTGAGGCAACGCGTTCCCCATCACCTCGTCGATATTGTCACACCGGACGTGAATTTTTCCGCCGCTGATTTCCGCAGGGAGGCTGCTGCTGCCATTGACGACATCCATAGTCGCGGCAAGAGCGTCTTCGTTGTCGGTGGAACCGGGCTTTACATCCGGGCACTGCTCCAGGGGCTGGTCGATTCTCCCAGCGGCGACGAATCCATTCGCCGGGAACTTGTCGAACTGGCGCAAACAGTGGGCAACGAGGAGCTGTTGCGCCGGCTTGCCCTGGTCGATCCTGAAACGGCGGAACGCCTCCACCCCAATGACCGGCTGCGGATTATCCGCGCCCTGGAGGTATACCGCCAGACCGGCCGGCCCATATCCACGTTCAGGAGCGAGCACGGGTTTGCCGATACCTATTACGATTGCCTTAAGATCGGCCTGCGCGTTGAGCGGCAGGAACTTTATCGCCGCGTTGAGAGCCGGGTCGAGGTGATGATCGAGCAGGGGCTCATCGCCGAGGTGGAGGGGCTTTTACGTGCCGGTTACACTCCCGATCTGAAGTCAATGCGCTCCATTGGCTACAAGGAAATATGCGCCTATCTTGCCGGTGAATGTACGCTGGACGAGGCGGTACAGTTGATAAAAAGGGATACGAGACACTACGCAAAGCGGCAAATGACCTGGTTTAATAAAGATTTTGAAATTAATTGGGTTGAATATCCTGAGAGTTTTGCTACTATTTGTAACCATGTGATAGAATTTTTTGCTTAAAGGAGAGGATCATGCCGAAAGCACCGTTCAATATCCAGGATCAGTATCTGAATCAGGCGCGCAAGGAGCGGGTCAAGGTTACTGTGCAGCTCATGGCCGGTACCAAGATGGAAGGGTATATCAAGTCTTTCGATAATTTCTCCGTGCTCATGGAAGTCCAGGGGGACATTCTTATCTATAAGCATGCCATCTCAAGCATAACATCAGTGGACGGCACGTTCCGCCTGCACCAATAGCATTTGTCTGCTTCAACCAAAGAACAGCAATTCCTGCATCAATCAGATTTGATCGGCGATAAAATGTTTTTTCAGGATAAAGCGTGTAGGGGTGGCCTGACGGGTCTCCCCTACACGCATTTCAACATCCGGTACTTAACCAATGAACAATAAAGAAAAATTCCTGGCCGTTCTTGCCGGGCTTTTATGCATAGGCGCAATCATTCTGGTTTATTTTTCGGTGACCATTTTCCTGCCGGTGTTTATAGCCCTGATCCTTACTTATATCCTCAATCCGCTCGTCGTCATGCTCGTGAAGAGGGGGATGAACCGGACAGTGGCCATCATTGCCGTTTTTTGTTTCCTCGTTCTTCTGGCAATGCTTACCGGCTTCCTCTTTATCAGCTCTCTGAAGGCCGAATTCAGCACCGTGCAGATAAACCTGCCGGAATACGCCGGCCGGCTTTATGGGTACATTCCCGGAGAGGTCAAGACCTATCTGGATATCGAAACTCCCGCAAAGGCCTACCAGCACCTGAACGCCGCACTGGAAGAGCTGCGCGGCATCTCTTTCAACCTGTTCAAAGAGACCTTTGCAGTCGTTACCCGGGCCTTCAGCTCTACCCTTGCCTTTATCCTTGCCGTGCTCGGCTATTTCATCACCCCGATCTATCTTTACTATTTCCTCAGCGACCTGTCCGAAATGAAAAGCGGTATGCTCGACCTCATCCCCGAACGCCACCGGGACCGGTTGCGGGAGAGAGTAGGTGAGGTCAATGAGGTCTTGTCCGCCTTTGTTTGCGGCCAGTTGTCGGTCTGCGCCATCCTTGCCGTGCTCTACAGCATCGGCCTTTATGTTATCGGCATCGACCTGGCGGTGCTGATCGGAACGCTGGCGGGCGCCCTGTTCATCATCCCCTATTTCGGCACCATCCTCGGCATAATTTTCTCCATGACCATGGCGCTGCTCAAATTCCACGACTTTCTCCACCCGCTTCTCTGCCTGGGCTGGTTCGCCCTGGTTCAGGCTGCGGAAGGAGGGATCATTACCCCGAAAATCGTCGGGGACAAGGTCGGCCTGCACCCAATCATCACCATTCTGGCGCTACTGATCGGCGGCCAGTTGTTCGGCATTTTCGGCATGCTCCTGGCGGTGCCGGTGACCGCTGTTTTGAACGTATTTTTCCGCTCGCTGCTCGATTATTACCGGAGAACAGCCTACTATAAAGGTGCCTGATGGACGGATTACTCATTGAAAAAGTCATGCCCGGCAGCGTTGCCTCCGAGCTGGAAATAGAGGCGGGTGATCGGCTCCTGGCCATAAACGGCCACCGGTTGCGGGATATAATCGACTATAACTTTTTCTCGGCCGATGAGGAACTGACCCTGGAAGTGGTCAAAAGCGACGGCGAGGTGTGGGAGATCGAGGTCGAACGGGATGAGTCCGAGCCGCTCGGCCTGATGTTCCCGGCGCCGGTTCCGGCCCAGTGCGGCAACAAGTGCGTTTTTTGTTTCGTTCACCAACTTCCCAAAGGGCTGCGCGCACCGCTCTATGTGAAAGATGAGGATTATCGCCTATCCTTTTTGTACGGCAATTACGTCACCCTTGCCAACATCGGTCGTGCGGAGGTCGAACGGATCAAAGAACAGCGACTGTCGCCGCTTTACATCTCCGTTCACGCAACCGATCCCCTGTTGCGGGAAAAGCTGCTCGGCAAGTCCGGGATCGTTCCGATCCTTGAGGTTATGGAGGAGCTTGCCGCTGCCCGCATCACCATGCACACCCAGGTAGTGCTCTGCCCCGGAATCAATGACGGCAGTTTCCTGGAGCAGACGGTCAATGACCTGGCGGCCCTTTATCCCCTGGTTGCCTCGCTGGCGGTGGTGCCGTTGGGATTGACCCGGCATCGCAAAGGTCTGCCGGAGCTGCGACCGGTGACCAGTGACTACGCCGCCGACCTGATTGCAGCCTGGCAACCGCGTGCGAAGGAGCTTGCCGGGCGGTTGGGCGAACCGTTTCTCTTCTTCGCCGACGAGTTTTTCATCAAGGCCGGCCTTCCGTTTCCTCCCATTGAGGAGTACGGGGATTTTCACCAGGTGGAAAACGGGGTAGGGATGGTGCCGCTCTTTCTCGATGAGGCCGCCGAAGTTCTCGACCAGGCTCAACCTTTGCAGCCCGCTACGATTACCGTTGTCACCGGCGAGTCACCTTATCAGTATCTTAGCGATTTCCTCCGCAACCTGGGGCAAAAAACCGGCATTACCTTTCGTCCAGTGGCGATCAGAAATCGTCTGTTCGGCGATAGTGTCACCGTTACCGGTCTGGTTTCCGGTCGGGATATCATTGACGGTCTCCGGGAGGTGGAGGTCGGGGATTTGGTCCTGATCCCCGATGTGATGTTGAAAGAGGGGGAGGGTGTGTTTCTCGACGACTTGTCTGTGGCCGATCTGCAGGATGCCTTGCACAAGGAAATAGTTGTTGTGGAATCGACGCCGTGGGGAATATACCGGGCGATTACCGGGGTTTAGGCGGTTTGTCCCACGAACATCGAACGGGGGATAACCTATGCAAAATTCTTGGACGGCTGTACCGCTATTTCTTATGCGGCTTGGTCTGGCGCTCTTCTTTCTGCTGTCGCTTCCGAGGGGGGGAGAATGTCACGCCGAGCGATCGGTTCTCAGGGTCAGTGACCGAAAGATAATCAGCTTCAGTCGGATGATGGACGAAATCAAGGGCACCCAGGTGGTGGTTATCGGCGAAAACCACGACAACCCCGAACATCATCAATTGCAGCTTGACGTCATTGACGCTTTCCATCAGGCAGACAGACCGCTGGTGATAGGTCTGGAGATGTTCAACGCCGACAATCAGCGGCAGCTCGACCGCTGGATTGCGGGAAAACTGGACAAACCGAGCTTTATCCGACTCTATTACGACAACTGGCGGATGCCGTGGTCTTTGTACAGTGAAATTTTCCTCTATGCCCGTGACCATGGGATTCCGCTTCTAGGTCTTAACATTGAGCAGGGTATACCCCAGAAAGTGGCACGCCGGGGATTTGGATCGCTTACGCGCAAAGAATTGAAAAAAGTGCCATCCGGCATCACCTGTGATGTGGATGCTGCCTACATGGCGTTCATAAGACGTGCCTATACAACCCACACCAGGGACGAGAAATCCTTTGTCCATTTCTGTGAAGCCCAGAAATTGTGGAACGTGGCAATGGCTTCGCGAATCATCGGTTATTTTGAAAAGCATGTCGGACAAACCATGGTGGTTCTTACTGGGACAGGCCATGCGCTGAAAAGGGGAATGCCTGCGGAGATAGGGCAGTCCTCGCATCTGACATATAAGGTTATACTCCCGGAATTTCCTGAAATGGCAAGGAAAGACGTTACAGTTAACGACGCTGATTACATGATTCTGGAGTGAGCACCTTCGATATGGTAATAAAAAACAAGGGGACAGTCTGGTCGGCTGTCCCCTTGTTTTAGTATGTCGATTGTAATGGCCCTCTTCGTCACTTCTGAAGTTAATTGCCGCTATTCGTCAGTTTTGCCTTCCGCCTTTCCTTGTCCTGGTACTTGTC
This genomic window contains:
- a CDS encoding DUF512 domain-containing protein, whose amino-acid sequence is MDGLLIEKVMPGSVASELEIEAGDRLLAINGHRLRDIIDYNFFSADEELTLEVVKSDGEVWEIEVERDESEPLGLMFPAPVPAQCGNKCVFCFVHQLPKGLRAPLYVKDEDYRLSFLYGNYVTLANIGRAEVERIKEQRLSPLYISVHATDPLLREKLLGKSGIVPILEVMEELAAARITMHTQVVLCPGINDGSFLEQTVNDLAALYPLVASLAVVPLGLTRHRKGLPELRPVTSDYAADLIAAWQPRAKELAGRLGEPFLFFADEFFIKAGLPFPPIEEYGDFHQVENGVGMVPLFLDEAAEVLDQAQPLQPATITVVTGESPYQYLSDFLRNLGQKTGITFRPVAIRNRLFGDSVTVTGLVSGRDIIDGLREVEVGDLVLIPDVMLKEGEGVFLDDLSVADLQDALHKEIVVVESTPWGIYRAITGV
- a CDS encoding AI-2E family transporter, whose product is MNNKEKFLAVLAGLLCIGAIILVYFSVTIFLPVFIALILTYILNPLVVMLVKRGMNRTVAIIAVFCFLVLLAMLTGFLFISSLKAEFSTVQINLPEYAGRLYGYIPGEVKTYLDIETPAKAYQHLNAALEELRGISFNLFKETFAVVTRAFSSTLAFILAVLGYFITPIYLYYFLSDLSEMKSGMLDLIPERHRDRLRERVGEVNEVLSAFVCGQLSVCAILAVLYSIGLYVIGIDLAVLIGTLAGALFIIPYFGTILGIIFSMTMALLKFHDFLHPLLCLGWFALVQAAEGGIITPKIVGDKVGLHPIITILALLIGGQLFGIFGMLLAVPVTAVLNVFFRSLLDYYRRTAYYKGA
- the mutL gene encoding DNA mismatch repair endonuclease MutL, encoding MATRIKILPENLTNKIAAGEVVERPASVVKELVENALDAGCSEVVVEIEAGGRRLIKVTDSGCGMTREDALLALERHATSKIASDSDLFGLATLGFRGEALPSIASVSRFALATREKGAIEGTEIYAEGGRVKEVKVCGMAEGTVISVRNLFFNTPARLKFMKSSDTEAGHVGDLLTKLAISRPDVRFIYNNDGRTIFRALDADLRERVATLLGRALSADLYPLDFHDGPLGVTGLIAKPECSRSAASHLYTYINGRFIKDKVVQHAVLQAYRNFMERGRYPVVVLFITVPADEVDVNVHPTKHEVRFREQGRVHDAIQAALESVLRATPWVRKQAAPQPFASPPPASEASATRVAEVRETLARYSPEKHLQQSFTVPPAATFQRQQGAVSLPVAAREDDTASDKTESKGYYCSLSVIGQFNAAYILCQDGTDLVIIDQHAAHERVAFEKLKAQFAAAQVESQRLLFPETIELSFKEGATLREHLAELGRLGFSLEEFGGATWLLNAVPRLLSGTDYLRTLRDILEELQTLGRSRTFADALEEILSRIACHSVVRGIHPLNGQEISALFAQMDATEFSSNCPHGRPVLRSLTLPEIERMFKR
- the hfq gene encoding RNA chaperone Hfq, giving the protein MPKAPFNIQDQYLNQARKERVKVTVQLMAGTKMEGYIKSFDNFSVLMEVQGDILIYKHAISSITSVDGTFRLHQ
- the miaA gene encoding tRNA (adenosine(37)-N6)-dimethylallyltransferase MiaA, which translates into the protein MVDGEDKIKLIIIVGPTASGKTELAVRLAERFDGEIVNADSMQVYRGMDIGTAKPSPQLRQRVPHHLVDIVTPDVNFSAADFRREAAAAIDDIHSRGKSVFVVGGTGLYIRALLQGLVDSPSGDESIRRELVELAQTVGNEELLRRLALVDPETAERLHPNDRLRIIRALEVYRQTGRPISTFRSEHGFADTYYDCLKIGLRVERQELYRRVESRVEVMIEQGLIAEVEGLLRAGYTPDLKSMRSIGYKEICAYLAGECTLDEAVQLIKRDTRHYAKRQMTWFNKDFEINWVEYPESFATICNHVIEFFA
- a CDS encoding OmpA family protein; the encoded protein is MRVATANLVLHSSMFYVQSSALNHQQVWPGIRYLSGHKIPHTTLICKARDAQVKHLQKKGKINPKLLALTGYGPNQPAASNNTQKGRKLNRRIEIALVPMEMDRPTTSEKKTPAK